In the genome of Brachypodium distachyon strain Bd21 chromosome 3, Brachypodium_distachyon_v3.0, whole genome shotgun sequence, the window CAGCTCAATTTGTTTGGTTAAGAACTAGAATGTACATATTCTGGCTTTTTTAACGTGCATGTCAGTTATCACGTTAGATAACTGGAATCTCCAAGCTTGGTCATCTCAAACCAAGAAACTACGCATGCCACACTCCTGGCATCGGAAGCATGTATCTAGTCCTTTCTGGGAGTGACTCTGACTACACATAGCAGCACTGACACATTTATTTTCACCTCAGTTGCCATTGTCAAGTGGACAAATGTTTTGTGATATCATACTTCTTGCTCCAGtataattcaaattcaaccacttttcctttttgatgtCTATAACGCGTGCTGACTGAGCCTTTGTACTGTTCACAGCTTTAATTTGCAATCGAGCCATGGAAGACAACAATGACAAGCTTCTTGATGAGAAAAATGAAGCAGGACAGGCCCATCCACAGGATTTCGCTCTTCCTCAGGATATCCAGCACCTTATTCTTGCTTCCCTACCTGGTAGGCTTGTTCTCAAGCGTCGCAGAGTGTGCAGGTTCTGGCGAGACTGCATTGAAGAACCTGGTTTCATCGACCGTCACCTCAGCAATGCTCTGCGCTTCCACAAGTCCATTGCTTGCTTTACCTCTGTTGATGGCGGTCTTGTCCACATGTACACGTTTGATCCCACCACGATGAACTTCAAAAGCATGGATCTCGTGTTCTCGTGTAGGTTTCAGATGTCAGGCCCCTGCAACGGCTTGGTGTGCTCCTATGATCTAAAAGGTGCTCCTGAGGTCTTCAATCCAACAACAAGGAAGCATCTGGAACTGCCAGTTTCAGAAATCCAGTCGCAGAGCCTTTTTTCAGAATATTTTCTTGGATTTGTGCAGTCGACAAAACAGTACAAGGTGGTTGGTGTCTGCCACCGGGTGCGGTCCTTGACATTTGAGGTATGCACTGTTGGCACGCTGTCATGGAGGGCGGTACGTGAATCTGCAGACCTCCTGAAGTCAACAAAGGCCGTCATTGTTAATGATGTCATGCATTGGCTACTTCTTGATGAGGCATCCTCCCATTTTACTCGGAAGATCTTGTTGTTGAACCTGACAGATGAGAAGTTCTCAGAAACTTCTGTTCCAGATGCTGTAAAGGACCGTGATTTGGAACTATTTGAGGGCGAGGGAAAGCTCCATTTATGGTCCAATGCCGGTAAGGGCTCAGCATCTACAGTCTCGGAGATTTGGGTGGCAAACTCGACCTGCCAAGTCTGGATGCACATGCACACCATCTATTTTCCAATACCTGCAGGCATGAGGCCACTTTTCTTGCACAAGAAAAAGCTCTTCTATAGTGATCAAATAAGATTCAGCTACTTTGATCTTCAGGATGGGAGTGATTACTATGTCTCCATGCCTTTTGGTGAGTCTATCATATCGTCTGGGGTTTTTGTGGAGAGCTTTCTTGTACCTTCTGTCACTGGCTTAGTGAACTCCACAACATCAGCGCAGAGTTCTCACCATGGTGCTGGCTCATCCTCAGTAGGCCCTGGAAATTCATCTGCCCTCACTGGATGGT includes:
- the LOC100841441 gene encoding putative F-box protein At2g02030; its protein translation is MEDNNDKLLDEKNEAGQAHPQDFALPQDIQHLILASLPGRLVLKRRRVCRFWRDCIEEPGFIDRHLSNALRFHKSIACFTSVDGGLVHMYTFDPTTMNFKSMDLVFSCRFQMSGPCNGLVCSYDLKGAPEVFNPTTRKHLELPVSEIQSQSLFSEYFLGFVQSTKQYKVVGVCHRVRSLTFEVCTVGTLSWRAVRESADLLKSTKAVIVNDVMHWLLLDEASSHFTRKILLLNLTDEKFSETSVPDAVKDRDLELFEGEGKLHLWSNAGKGSASTVSEIWVANSTCQVWMHMHTIYFPIPAGMRPLFLHKKKLFYSDQIRFSYFDLQDGSDYYVSMPFGESIISSGVFVESFLVPSVTGLVNSTTSAQSSHHGAGSSSVGPGNSSALTGWSLPKVFQSFKQAKRKVNMEWRMTRVA